Proteins from a genomic interval of Undibacterium parvum:
- a CDS encoding cytochrome ubiquinol oxidase subunit I has translation MAPIEEVINLSRLQFAATAMYHFLFVPLTLGLSWILVIMESVYVMTGREVYRDMTKFWGKLFAINFAMGVTTGITLEFQFGTNWSYYSHYVGDIFGTPLAIEGMMAFFMESSFVGLMFFGWQRLSKPAHLGVTFLVALGSNLSALWILIANGWMNNPVGAEFNFETMRMELVSMTQVIFNPVAQVKFVHTVASGYVAASMFVLGVSSYYLLKARDTGFALRSFAIAAAFGLASTLSVIVLGDESGYTAGEVNKVKLASIEAEWETEAAPAAFTVIGLPNDKAERTDYAIKIPYLMGLIATRSTDTQVTGIKDLKIQNRERIIRGMEAYAALSRLKSGDKSPEARSAFNELKKDLGYGLLLKKYTSNVIDATPEQITKATNDSIPKVAPLFLGFRLMVGLGMLFLFIFVTSFYFLIRRRLSKHRWLLKLALFSIPLPWVAIETGWMVAEYGRQPWTISGVLPTHLSASTLQVNDLYFSLAGFMTFYTLLLVVELYLMFKYARLGPSSLHTGKYHFEQAANQNSHA, from the coding sequence ATGGCTCCCATAGAAGAAGTTATCAACCTATCGCGACTGCAGTTTGCAGCGACCGCGATGTATCACTTTTTATTTGTCCCGCTCACTCTGGGTTTGTCGTGGATCTTAGTCATCATGGAATCGGTGTATGTGATGACAGGGCGCGAAGTGTATCGCGATATGACCAAGTTCTGGGGCAAGTTGTTCGCGATTAATTTTGCCATGGGTGTCACGACTGGTATCACGCTGGAGTTTCAGTTCGGCACCAACTGGTCGTATTACTCGCACTATGTGGGCGACATCTTCGGTACGCCACTGGCGATCGAAGGCATGATGGCCTTTTTCATGGAATCTAGCTTTGTCGGGCTGATGTTTTTCGGCTGGCAACGGCTGTCTAAACCGGCGCATCTGGGCGTGACGTTTTTAGTGGCGCTAGGATCGAACTTGTCCGCCTTGTGGATCTTGATCGCCAATGGCTGGATGAATAATCCTGTCGGTGCCGAGTTTAATTTCGAGACCATGCGCATGGAGTTGGTTAGCATGACGCAGGTGATCTTTAATCCGGTAGCGCAGGTCAAGTTTGTGCATACGGTGGCCTCCGGTTATGTGGCAGCGTCTATGTTTGTACTCGGAGTCTCGTCCTACTATTTATTGAAAGCGCGTGATACAGGATTTGCCCTGCGCTCCTTTGCCATCGCTGCCGCTTTCGGTCTGGCCTCGACCTTATCCGTGATCGTGCTCGGTGATGAATCGGGTTACACCGCCGGTGAGGTGAATAAGGTTAAGCTAGCCAGCATAGAAGCAGAGTGGGAAACCGAAGCCGCACCGGCAGCTTTTACCGTGATAGGGCTACCGAATGACAAGGCAGAACGTACCGATTACGCCATTAAGATACCGTACCTGATGGGCTTGATCGCGACCCGCTCTACTGACACCCAGGTGACTGGCATCAAAGATTTAAAAATACAAAACCGCGAACGCATTATCCGCGGCATGGAGGCGTATGCCGCACTGAGCCGCTTAAAGTCTGGCGACAAATCGCCAGAAGCACGCAGCGCTTTTAATGAACTGAAAAAAGATCTGGGCTACGGCTTACTGCTGAAAAAATATACGTCGAATGTGATCGATGCCACACCCGAGCAGATCACTAAGGCGACTAACGACTCTATCCCTAAGGTTGCACCGCTGTTTCTTGGCTTCCGGCTGATGGTGGGCTTGGGCATGCTGTTCTTATTTATTTTTGTCACCTCGTTTTATTTCCTGATCCGCCGTCGGCTTTCCAAGCATCGCTGGTTGCTGAAACTCGCCTTGTTTAGCATACCGCTGCCTTGGGTGGCGATAGAAACCGGTTGGATGGTGGCCGAGTATGGCCGTCAACCCTGGACTATTTCGGGTGTCTTGCCTACCCACTTATCGGCCTCGACGCTGCAGGTGAATGACCTGTACTTTAGTCTGGCTGGGTTTATGACTTTCTACACGCTCTTATTGGTGGTCGAGCTGTATCTGATGTTTAAGTACGCGCGTCTTGGCCCAAGTAGCCTGCATACCGGCAAATACCATTTTGAACAAGCCGCCAACCAGAATTCTCACGCTTAA
- a CDS encoding GbsR/MarR family transcriptional regulator, giving the protein METLSPLQQRFILHFGEMGSRWGINRTVGQMYALLYVLGKPLNADEIAETLSFSRSNVSMGLKELQAWRLVKLMHKPGDRREYFEPPKDIWDIFKALLEERRRREIEPTLSMLRDALLENPASEADRLAQERMREMYQLIELSTSWFDDVQRLSPETLASLMKMGSKVGKLLDIRDKFRFGGKDKEEAPPDLAVTREAGSSDLPDLENPEPDLRAENAALRAELARLKALA; this is encoded by the coding sequence ATGGAAACTCTAAGCCCACTGCAGCAGCGTTTTATTCTTCATTTCGGTGAAATGGGCAGCCGCTGGGGGATTAATCGCACCGTTGGGCAGATGTATGCCTTGTTATATGTGCTGGGTAAGCCTTTAAACGCGGACGAGATTGCCGAGACTTTATCTTTCTCCCGCTCCAACGTCAGCATGGGGCTCAAAGAGTTACAAGCGTGGCGGCTGGTCAAGTTGATGCATAAGCCGGGCGACCGTCGCGAATATTTTGAGCCGCCTAAAGACATCTGGGATATTTTTAAAGCCCTGCTGGAAGAACGCCGCCGCCGCGAGATCGAGCCTACGCTGTCGATGTTGCGCGATGCTCTGCTAGAGAATCCCGCCTCGGAAGCCGATAGATTGGCGCAGGAGCGCATGCGTGAGATGTATCAACTGATCGAGTTATCGACCTCCTGGTTTGACGATGTGCAAAGACTCTCGCCTGAGACGCTGGCCTCCTTGATGAAAATGGGCTCCAAGGTCGGTAAATTGCTCGATATCCGCGACAAGTTCAGATTTGGCGGCAAGGATAAAGAGGAAGCGCCGCCGGATCTGGCCGTCACCCGCGAGGCAGGCAGTAGTGATTTGCCCGATTTAGAAAACCCAGAACCAGATTTGCGTGCGGAGAACGCGGCACTGCGTGCAGAATTGGCGCGTCTTAAAGCGCTGGCCTAA
- the cydX gene encoding cytochrome bd-I oxidase subunit CydX has translation MWYFNWILGIGLALAAAIINVMWLEANYAFGERDEAATQERFEQARQEYAETKKRDT, from the coding sequence ATGTGGTATTTCAACTGGATCTTAGGTATAGGGCTGGCGCTGGCGGCAGCCATCATCAACGTCATGTGGCTGGAAGCAAATTATGCTTTTGGCGAGCGCGATGAGGCGGCAACTCAGGAGCGCTTTGAACAGGCACGGCAGGAATATGCCGAGACTAAAAAGCGGGACACATAA
- the cydB gene encoding cytochrome d ubiquinol oxidase subunit II — translation MFDYETLKIIWWAFVGVLLIGFALMDGFDFGVGILLPFIGKTDVERRIMINTIGPTWEGNQTWFITAGGALFAAWPLAYAAAFSGFYVALMILLFSLFFRPVGFDYRSKIADTRWRSTWDWALFIGGFVPPLIFGVAFGNLLLGVPFHYDDTMRLEYVGGFLDLLTPFGLLSGVVSVAMLTMHGAAFLRTKTDGVLAQRAGRALIIAAMLMMLGFAAGGLWVAFGIDGFRILTMPDSNTAFMPVVKTVERVRGAWMDNYARWPLMWALPLAGFGGAMLSILLTMRQRAVAAFLSSGVAVTAVILTAGASMFPFVMPSSLDPNSSLTAWDVVASHKSLGIMFWVVVIFLPLIITYTAWIYRVMRGKVDAAHIAANEHSAY, via the coding sequence ATGTTCGATTATGAAACTTTAAAAATCATCTGGTGGGCCTTCGTCGGCGTCTTGCTGATAGGCTTTGCGCTGATGGATGGCTTTGATTTCGGGGTCGGTATCTTGCTGCCGTTTATCGGAAAAACCGATGTAGAGCGGCGCATCATGATCAACACCATAGGCCCAACCTGGGAAGGTAATCAGACCTGGTTCATCACCGCAGGCGGTGCCTTGTTTGCGGCCTGGCCGCTGGCGTATGCGGCGGCATTTTCAGGCTTTTATGTGGCCTTGATGATTTTGCTGTTCTCCTTATTTTTTCGGCCTGTGGGTTTTGATTATCGAAGTAAGATTGCCGACACGCGTTGGCGTTCGACCTGGGATTGGGCGCTGTTTATCGGGGGCTTCGTGCCGCCGCTGATCTTTGGTGTCGCCTTCGGCAATCTATTGCTGGGTGTGCCTTTCCATTACGACGATACGATGCGGCTAGAGTATGTAGGGGGCTTTCTCGATTTGCTCACGCCTTTTGGCCTGCTCTCTGGTGTCGTCAGCGTGGCCATGCTGACCATGCACGGTGCCGCCTTCTTGCGCACCAAGACCGATGGCGTACTGGCGCAGCGCGCGGGCAGGGCCTTGATTATCGCCGCAATGCTGATGATGCTGGGCTTTGCCGCTGGCGGTTTGTGGGTCGCGTTTGGTATCGATGGTTTCCGCATCCTGACTATGCCAGACAGTAATACTGCCTTCATGCCAGTAGTGAAAACCGTAGAGCGGGTGCGTGGTGCCTGGATGGATAATTACGCACGCTGGCCTTTGATGTGGGCCTTGCCGCTGGCTGGCTTTGGCGGAGCGATGCTGAGCATACTATTGACCATGCGGCAGCGCGCCGTCGCCGCCTTCTTGAGTAGCGGTGTGGCAGTAACCGCAGTGATCTTGACCGCCGGTGCCTCGATGTTCCCATTCGTGATGCCATCGAGTTTAGACCCGAACAGCAGCCTGACTGCCTGGGATGTGGTGGCCAGTCATAAGAGCCTGGGCATCATGTTTTGGGTAGTCGTGATCTTTTTACCTTTGATCATTACTTACACCGCCTGGATTTACCGGGTAATGCGTGGCAAGGTCGATGCGGCCCATATCGCAGCGAATGAACACTCGGCATATTGA
- the cydP gene encoding cytochrome oxidase putative small subunit CydP, whose product MAIFSRLSKSTSRGLPLWLEILVVLLIKLIALYFLRAAFFSQPQAKHMRLPTPMVEQHLLSPGTAKPAYPPASAATELAKTTHKPTFSNLKLSP is encoded by the coding sequence ATGGCGATCTTTTCCAGGCTCAGTAAGAGCACTAGTCGCGGCTTGCCACTCTGGCTGGAGATACTCGTGGTTTTACTGATCAAACTGATCGCTCTGTATTTTCTGAGGGCAGCGTTTTTTTCGCAGCCACAGGCCAAGCACATGCGCCTGCCTACTCCTATGGTGGAGCAGCATTTGCTCTCGCCTGGCACTGCAAAACCAGCGTATCCGCCAGCTTCAGCGGCTACCGAATTAGCAAAAACCACGCACAAGCCAACATTTTCTAATTTAAAACTCTCACCCTAA